Proteins from a genomic interval of Gadus macrocephalus chromosome 2, ASM3116895v1:
- the LOC132475328 gene encoding RAD52 motif-containing protein 1-like, translating to MEVDIIEFKAPTESNKALFIWDLQAGYSHAYIYRVFSAFSSFGPLFLVKVLPNSPSVSPGFYSLVKFYCSRHALQAQRSTDGTLLFQSTPVKVRLSTRQAPFLQFDNQLLSHSRCLELANHCLGFNGWSTRIINLKVLPSDSLEEGQGHEANGRSQEVSGRSPKVSGRSKTTLRYRCLLELSFPQHDVSSRGVAVIEETFSLSGTHLHITHLVHT from the exons atggaggtggacatTATAGAGTTCAAAGCGCCGACGGAAAGCAACAAAGCTCTCTTCATATGGGACCTCCAGGCCGGCTACAGCCACGCCTACATCTAT AGGGTGTTCTCTGCATTCTCCTCCTTCGGACCCCTCTTCCTGGTCAAGGTGCTCCCCaactctccctctgtgtctcctggCTTCTACTCGCTGGTGAAGTTCTACTGCTCCAGACACGCCCTGCAGGCCCAGAGATCTACTGATGGAACCCTCCTGTTCCAGAGCACTCCTGTCAAG GTAAGACTCAGTACCCGACAGGCTCCCTTCCTCCAATTTGACAACCAGCTGCTAAGCCACTCCCGCTGCCTGGAACTGGCCAATCACTGCCTGGGCTTCAACGGCTGGTCCACACGCATCATTAAT CTGAAAGTGTTGCCTTCTGATTCTCTGGAAGAGGGGCAGGGCCATGAGGCCAATGGGAGGAGCCAGGAGGTAAGTGGGAGGAGCCCGAAGGTCAGTGGGAGGAGCAAGACGACGCTGCGCTACAGGTGTTTACTGGAGCTGTCGTTTCCCCAACACGACGTTTCATCAAGAGGAGTGGCCGtcatagaggagaccttctcCCTGTCTGGTACACACCTACATATTACACACCTGGTACACACCTGA